The following are encoded in a window of Methylicorpusculum oleiharenae genomic DNA:
- a CDS encoding TIGR03749 family integrating conjugative element protein: MKQVLNQQSTGIPGIGSLLSLCLAFSHGAWADEAVERLFWDKVPLRITLPVDRERRVSFPGEVRVGIPPQLASQLRTQSNAGTVYWLAHAPFETQRIEVRDLAGQGSVLIDLSAQNDPDLPAPPLEIQFRQQPADSEADPSTGSDAQQLSRRASAKNSARVPGLVTLTRFAAQQLYAPARLLKTAPGIHRVSVSLKPISHLLKGAAITATPIAGWQSGRWYVTAVALNNTSAQFIALDPRHLRGQWRAATFQHSRLHPAGSEADTTAVYLISDRPFHEAL, from the coding sequence ATGAAACAGGTCCTTAATCAGCAGTCAACCGGCATCCCGGGAATCGGCTCACTCCTGTCCCTGTGCCTGGCCTTCAGTCATGGTGCTTGGGCCGATGAAGCGGTCGAACGGCTGTTTTGGGACAAAGTACCGCTACGCATCACCTTACCGGTAGACCGCGAACGCCGGGTAAGCTTTCCCGGTGAGGTCCGGGTCGGCATCCCGCCGCAACTGGCCAGTCAATTACGCACCCAAAGCAATGCCGGCACCGTCTATTGGTTAGCCCACGCCCCGTTCGAGACCCAGCGTATCGAAGTCCGCGATCTGGCCGGGCAGGGCAGTGTGCTGATCGATCTGAGTGCCCAAAACGATCCGGATTTACCTGCGCCTCCGCTGGAAATCCAATTCCGGCAGCAACCGGCCGACAGCGAGGCGGACCCAAGCACGGGATCCGACGCGCAACAGTTGTCCCGACGCGCTTCTGCAAAGAACTCCGCCCGGGTACCGGGCCTGGTGACCTTGACCCGGTTTGCTGCCCAGCAGCTCTATGCCCCAGCGCGCTTATTGAAAACCGCGCCGGGTATCCACCGGGTTTCGGTCAGCCTCAAGCCGATAAGCCATTTGCTGAAAGGTGCAGCGATCACTGCAACGCCCATCGCCGGCTGGCAGAGCGGGCGGTGGTATGTGACTGCGGTGGCGCTCAACAACACCAGTGCCCAGTTTATCGCACTGGATCCCCGACACCTGCGCGGCCAGTGGCGGGCCGCAACCTTTCAACACAGCCGCCTGCATCCGGCCGGCAGCGAGGCCGATACCACCGCCGTCTATCTGATCTCAGACCGGCCGTTTCACGAGGCGCTGTGA
- a CDS encoding TIGR03750 family conjugal transfer protein: MDQPTELLADRLNQEPVIFRGSTQSELGLILLLATLFWLPTGLVVAACFGVVAMGLGLAMLGVLLTIVVGSTLFQRIKRGRPDHYYQHRLIIWLQHRGLRSSQLIVRGGRWDLGRTQPPRLGR; encoded by the coding sequence ATGGACCAGCCCACCGAGCTCTTGGCCGACCGGCTCAATCAGGAGCCGGTCATCTTCCGCGGCAGCACGCAATCGGAGTTAGGCTTGATTTTACTGCTGGCCACGCTGTTCTGGTTGCCGACCGGCTTAGTCGTCGCCGCCTGTTTTGGCGTCGTGGCCATGGGGCTGGGACTGGCCATGCTGGGTGTACTCCTGACCATCGTCGTGGGTTCGACACTGTTTCAACGCATCAAACGCGGCCGGCCTGATCATTATTATCAGCATCGGCTGATCATCTGGCTCCAGCACCGGGGTCTGCGTTCCAGTCAGTTGATCGTGCGCGGCGGCCGCTGGGATCTGGGCCGAACCCAACCGCCCCGGCTGGGCCGCTGA
- a CDS encoding PFL_4703 family integrating conjugative element protein, giving the protein MRYQDVNSRLTAHITSLRAVIAGLMIMIGLLGYAWHAARTAIRIHIPPDLRSGAVVKADDLAPAHVYAFAAYIFQQLNHWDSNGESDYGQQIFRMAAYLTPDFREYLSNDLALRGQRGELSGRVRSIQPVAGRGYEERRVTVIDPQTWQVWLDLSIQETVRGMDVKQVRIRYPLTVVRYDVDPELNPWGLALSGFGAEGPQRIDMNEETEISRARGGHETGP; this is encoded by the coding sequence ATGCGCTACCAAGATGTGAACAGCCGGCTCACCGCTCATATCACCAGCTTACGTGCGGTCATCGCCGGGCTGATGATCATGATCGGGCTGCTGGGCTATGCCTGGCATGCCGCCCGCACCGCTATTCGCATCCATATTCCGCCTGATCTGCGCTCCGGCGCCGTGGTCAAAGCCGATGACCTGGCACCGGCCCATGTCTATGCCTTTGCCGCCTATATCTTCCAGCAGCTCAATCACTGGGATAGCAACGGTGAGAGCGATTACGGCCAACAGATTTTCCGCATGGCGGCCTATTTGACCCCGGATTTTCGCGAATACCTGAGCAACGACCTCGCCCTCCGCGGCCAACGCGGCGAGCTCTCCGGTCGGGTGCGCTCGATTCAACCGGTCGCCGGGCGCGGCTATGAAGAACGCCGGGTGACGGTCATCGATCCGCAAACCTGGCAGGTCTGGCTGGATTTGAGCATACAGGAAACGGTAAGAGGCATGGACGTCAAACAGGTCCGGATTCGCTATCCGCTGACGGTGGTGCGCTACGACGTCGATCCGGAACTCAATCCCTGGGGTTTGGCATTGAGCGGCTTCGGTGCCGAGGGGCCCCAACGCATCGACATGAACGAAGAAACCGAGATTTCGCGCGCGAGAGGTGGTCATGAAACAGGTCCTTAA